One Mytilus trossulus isolate FHL-02 chromosome 5, PNRI_Mtr1.1.1.hap1, whole genome shotgun sequence DNA segment encodes these proteins:
- the LOC134719478 gene encoding uncharacterized protein LOC134719478, whose amino-acid sequence MSSKNQDKSDDENRFCIKKIMYWEIYGVKRFPYRGKRKFTPLLYQSLDGGMMITNDVFGLTIKQFERTYQVCLEKRKTREQWILNLRYPDKSSNEYLEFLQNCNDTEKDTLLLLGRNSMEKYLYKQLAIAVGTELDIRNKQRLCIIHDRIANVCAIDQRHTHITSGSLAEGLALPDSDIDTMHVLNNIDLIKDERNIKHPINSDIAVMETAIDHPGFTRIRIIAQTDRNSWFNVKCNCPPKTCRGAYFSVDDFLGYYIQRYGYGKRVSIHGPCISNLSRTEDEAFCIRSKYLPHNAIQWTVRHRRQWPSNFVINRIKSYGCLIVAIGPKTISDRYLWRFSFSVAEKILVHSFNFTQLLCYSLLKLTFKRIVNTDNDVKDLVCSYFLKTALFWVSEEVDIDTFQIPKLFHCFSLCLDKLISWVKICYCPNYFIPEHNMFLGTISESNSKILMRALENIKHEGIGGLLMGLFPPDNESTKSESSLVMLDCLFYKIANRIPVPKDILGCHNYLSFTESLLMSESSTFVSDVCKYHYAKISQIVAQFLPPPKSVSKSYSISARYHRHLQNGTETDAVSGWLLYASFYYVTGQFNVTLRLAEYVLSRCSPDMMRDDDYECEKHRNCYRQNVHSKMKLNERMKIATIAHVKYIRNSSLIPSELKLEVEDEDIHVPPNVMSHCLRCLCFHRLGDSDKRQQALRDLYLIVTDNCSFTVSHIYISLILLGVCYEISGDKDRAYQCYEEALQRNRSQSSITAVKRISKLDCN is encoded by the exons ATGTCATCAAAAAACCAAGACAAATCTGATGATGAAAATCGATTTTGCATAAAGAAGATCATGTACTGGGAAATATACGGTGTAAAACGTTTTCCGTACCGGGGAAAGCGCAAGTTTACACCTTTACTTTACCAATCTTTAGATGGTGGAATGATGATAACAAATGATGTTTTTGGACTAACAATTAAACAGTTTGAACGAACGTATCAAGTTTGCttagaaaaaaggaaaacaagaGAACAGTGGATACTGAACCTTAGATATCCTGACAAATCTTCAAATGAATATCTggaattcttacaaaattgtAACGACACTGAGAAAG atactTTGCTTTTACTTGGAAGAAACTCGATGGAGAAATACTTATACAAACAACTAGCAATAGCAGTTGGTACTGAACTAGATATACGAAACAAACAACGACTATGTATCATACATGATAGAATCGCCAATGTGTGTGCTATTGATCAGCgtcacacacacataacaagtGGAAGTTTGGCAGAAGGCCTTGCTTTGCCAGACAGTGACATAGATACAATGCACGTTTTAAATAACATAGACTTAATAAAGGACGAAAGGAATATCAAACATCCAATTAACAGTGATATAGCGGTTATGGAGACAGCCATTGACCATCCTGGATTTACTAGAATCAGAATTATAGCACAAACGGATCGAAATTCCTGGTTCAATGTAAAATGTAACTGTCCTCCAAAAACATGTAGAGGTGCTTATTTTTCGGTTGATGACTTTCTTGGTTATTACATACAAAGATACGGATATGGCAAACGTGTAAGTATACATGGTCCATGTATATCCAATCTAAGTAGGACTGAAGACGAGGCATTCTGCATAAGAAGTAAGTATTTACCTCACAATGCAATTCAATGGACAGTCCGTCATCGACGACAATGGCCGTCTAATTTCGTAATCAACAGGATCAAAAGTTATGGATGCTTGATAGTGGCTATCGGTCCTAAAACTATTTCAGATCGTTACTTATGGAGATTTTCTTTCTCTGTAGCAGAAAAAATACTTGTACATTCGTTTAATTTCACTCAACTCCTTTGTTACAGTCTACTCAAGTTAACATTTAAGCGTATTGTAAACACAGATAATGATGTAAAGGACTTAGTGTGTTCTTACTTTCTGAAGACGGCTCTATTTTGGGTCTCAGAGGAGGTGGATATTGACACCTTTCAAATACCaaaattgtttcattgtttttcacTCTGTCTTGATAAATTGATATCATGGGTAAAGATCTGCTACTGTCCGAACTATTTTATACCTGAACATAATATGTTCCTAGGGACGATCAGTGAGAGTAACAGTAAGATATTAATGCGTGCTCTTGAGAATATAAAGCATGAAGGGATTGGTGGATTGCTAATGGGTTTATTTCCACCTGACAATGAAAGTACAAAGAGTGAATCTTCTTTAGTTATGTTAGACTGTTTATTTTACAAGATTGCAAACAGGATACCAGTACCAAAAGACATTTTAGGTTGCCATAACTATCTATCATTTACCGAATCGTTACTTATGTCCGAATCGTCTACATTTGTAAGTGATGTATGTAAGTATCATTATGCTAAAATCAGCCAAATTGTAGCACAATTTTTACCGCCACCAAAATCTGTAAGTAAATCGTACAGCATATCTGCTCGTTATCATAGACATTTACAGAACGGCACCGAAACAGATGCTGTGTCAGGTTGGTTGTTATACGCGTCGTTTTATTATGTTACAGGACAGTTTAATGTTACACTCAGACTAGCGGAGTATGTTCTATCAAGATGTTCACCTGATATGATGAGGGATGATGATTACGAGTGTGAAAAACACAGAAATTGTTACCGACAAAATGTACAttctaaaatgaaattaaatgaaagGATGAAAATAGCTACTATAGCTCATGTCAAATACATTCGGAACTCATCATTGATTCCATCAGAACTGAAGCTGGAGGTTGAAGATGAAGATATACACGTACCGCCTAATGTTATGTCTCATTGTCTAAGATGTCTATGCTTTCATCGTCTTGGTGATTCAGATAAAAGACAACAAGCTTTACgtgatttatatttaatagTGACAGACAATTGTTCATTTACagtttcacatatatatatttccttaATATTACTTGGTGTATGCTATGAAATATCTGGTGATAAAGACAGAGCCTATCAGTGTTACGAGGAAGCTTTGCAACGTAATAGATCCCAATCTAGTATCACAGCAGTAAAAAGGATATCAAAACTTGATTGCAATTAA